A region of Candidatus Polarisedimenticolia bacterium DNA encodes the following proteins:
- a CDS encoding DUF5916 domain-containing protein: protein MTHYRRSPRQKFGLPLPRVALILLGISSVFQPAVPANPPETRPAPRAVVGRKKGEIHLDGILDEPAWIDAGLIPDLVQQSPHPGEPTPFHTQVRLLADEDHLYLGVVCSDPEPERIAVHTLSRDGDLTGDDSVAFVIDPFGDHRNGYQFRVNAAGARQDGLISGSLEPSLDWDGVWDARVSRGPSGWSAEIALPSRTLRFDTRLPAWGFNVERFVARSRTTLRWSGTTLDSSLADLRRAGSLEGLGDLEQGVGLSAAPYGLARSVTDFTADRSSLIGQAGIDVTYNLTPGVATVLTINPDFAETEADTRQINLTRFPLFFPEKRPFFLEGSDLFEFGLDLGTDFIPFFSRRVGLFEGNRVPLRAGVKILGRAGGFSVAALDAQTGDVPSAPGTNLFAGRVTFDADEHLRIGAIGTHGDPDGVHDNSLGGVDAVWKTSSLFGSKNFSAGGWGARSGGDAPEGRRGGWGFKIGYPNDRWDLSVQVNQFDSALDPALGFLPRPGTRSYLGGVAFQPRPQGGPFRWVRQFFFELFPTRVDDLRGNPESWRIFAAPFNVETQSGEHLEANYAPQFERLEAPFEVAPAVIIPAGEYRFDRYRLEFESSGHRRWSAGNTIWFGDFFDGRLSQWESFVRYASSGGHLRLEARAENDFGHLPEGDFIQRLLSLTTVFAFTPDLVLSVLSQYDSETRDAGLNARLRWTVRPGNDLFCVWNHEWRRPLSPESEFSMSPVRDEVVVKARWTFRK from the coding sequence GTGACTCACTACCGAAGGTCTCCACGGCAAAAATTCGGACTCCCGCTTCCCAGGGTCGCGCTGATCCTGCTCGGGATCTCCTCCGTCTTCCAACCCGCCGTGCCGGCGAATCCGCCGGAGACTCGGCCAGCGCCGCGGGCTGTCGTCGGGCGGAAGAAAGGAGAGATCCACCTCGACGGAATCCTGGACGAGCCGGCCTGGATCGACGCCGGCCTCATCCCCGATCTGGTTCAGCAAAGCCCGCACCCGGGGGAGCCGACTCCCTTCCATACTCAGGTTCGTCTCCTGGCGGACGAGGATCACCTCTACCTCGGCGTCGTCTGCTCCGATCCCGAGCCGGAGCGCATCGCCGTCCACACGCTCTCGCGGGACGGCGACCTCACCGGCGACGACTCGGTGGCTTTCGTGATCGATCCATTCGGCGACCATCGAAACGGCTATCAATTCCGGGTCAATGCGGCGGGGGCGCGGCAAGACGGGCTGATTTCCGGGTCCCTGGAACCTTCCCTCGATTGGGACGGGGTCTGGGACGCGCGCGTCAGCCGCGGCCCATCGGGCTGGAGCGCGGAGATTGCCCTCCCCTCCCGGACGCTGCGCTTCGACACCCGGCTCCCGGCGTGGGGCTTCAACGTCGAACGCTTCGTGGCCCGGAGCCGCACGACGCTCCGATGGTCCGGCACGACCCTGGATTCGTCCCTGGCCGATCTGCGCCGGGCCGGGTCGTTGGAGGGCCTTGGAGACCTCGAGCAGGGAGTCGGGCTTTCGGCCGCGCCCTATGGATTGGCCCGCTCCGTCACCGACTTCACGGCCGACCGCTCCTCGCTCATCGGACAGGCGGGGATCGACGTCACCTACAACCTGACGCCGGGGGTCGCGACCGTGCTCACCATAAATCCCGACTTCGCGGAGACGGAGGCGGACACGCGCCAGATCAACCTCACCCGCTTCCCGCTGTTCTTCCCGGAAAAGCGTCCCTTCTTTCTCGAAGGCTCCGATCTCTTCGAGTTCGGACTCGATCTGGGCACGGACTTCATTCCCTTCTTCTCCCGGCGGGTCGGCCTGTTCGAAGGAAACCGGGTGCCGCTGCGCGCCGGAGTCAAGATCCTGGGAAGAGCGGGGGGCTTCAGCGTCGCCGCGCTCGACGCGCAGACCGGAGACGTCCCCTCGGCGCCGGGAACGAATCTCTTCGCCGGACGGGTGACCTTCGACGCGGACGAACACCTGAGAATCGGCGCCATCGGCACGCATGGAGACCCGGACGGCGTGCACGACAACTCGCTCGGGGGAGTCGACGCGGTATGGAAGACGTCGTCGCTGTTCGGATCGAAGAACTTCTCGGCCGGAGGCTGGGGAGCCCGCAGCGGGGGGGACGCGCCGGAGGGACGCCGCGGGGGATGGGGATTCAAGATCGGCTATCCCAACGATCGGTGGGACCTGTCCGTGCAGGTCAACCAGTTCGATAGCGCCCTGGATCCGGCGCTGGGCTTCCTGCCTCGCCCCGGAACCCGCTCCTATCTGGGAGGCGTGGCGTTCCAGCCGCGGCCGCAGGGAGGTCCGTTCCGCTGGGTCCGGCAGTTCTTCTTCGAGCTCTTTCCGACGCGGGTCGACGATCTCCGCGGGAATCCGGAATCGTGGCGGATTTTCGCGGCGCCGTTCAACGTGGAGACGCAATCGGGGGAGCACCTGGAGGCGAACTACGCGCCCCAATTCGAACGGCTCGAGGCACCCTTCGAGGTCGCTCCGGCGGTCATCATCCCGGCCGGCGAGTACCGGTTCGATCGCTATCGCCTGGAATTCGAATCTTCCGGCCACCGGCGCTGGAGCGCCGGAAACACCATCTGGTTCGGCGACTTCTTCGACGGGCGTCTGTCGCAATGGGAAAGCTTCGTCCGATACGCGTCTTCCGGCGGGCACCTGCGCCTGGAGGCCCGCGCGGAGAACGATTTCGGACATCTCCCCGAAGGAGACTTCATTCAGCGCTTGCTGAGCCTGACGACGGTGTTCGCCTTCACTCCGGATCTGGTGCTTTCCGTCCTTTCGCAATACGACTCCGAGACGCGTGACGCGGGGTTGAACGCCCGCCTGCGATGGACGGTGCGCCCGGGAAACGATCTCTTTTGCGTCTGGAACCACGAGTGGCGGCGCCCGCTCTCTCCTGAAAGCGAGTTTTCGATGAGCCCGGTCCGCGATGAGGTGGTGGTGAAGGCGCGCTGGACGTTCCGGAAGTGA
- a CDS encoding DUF1259 domain-containing protein: MKRAASSLFLLTALCLAAGAGAGDQRSSTPGRADRIAPAASKAPLDTAKIEQLTGAMGSFNEREGVFKVSVPRSDLSVVAAGVKLTPPMGLTSWAAFRKAGQHDVVMGDIVLLEDQVNPVMSAALDGGLEVTALHNHFLWDQPRVMFMHLGGMGDEAALAAAVGKVFAKVKETSGGRGEARRAEIDPAKSTLDPKRIDAVIGKSGDLKSGVYKIVIGRETRMHGATLGETMGVNTWAAFAGSDDQAVVDGDFVMLEPELQGVLKSLRGAGIDIVAIHQHMSGEQPRVLFLHFWGIGRSEDLAKGLKAALDSQKRQHPR; encoded by the coding sequence ATGAAACGCGCGGCGAGTTCACTGTTCTTGCTGACGGCCCTGTGCCTGGCGGCGGGAGCCGGCGCCGGCGACCAGCGATCCTCAACGCCCGGCCGCGCCGATCGGATCGCACCGGCGGCGTCCAAGGCGCCGCTCGACACAGCGAAGATCGAGCAGCTCACGGGCGCGATGGGCAGCTTCAACGAGCGCGAGGGGGTCTTCAAGGTCTCCGTCCCCCGGAGCGATCTTTCGGTCGTGGCCGCAGGCGTCAAGCTCACGCCGCCCATGGGACTCACGTCCTGGGCGGCCTTCAGGAAGGCCGGCCAGCATGACGTGGTGATGGGCGACATCGTCCTGCTCGAGGATCAGGTGAACCCCGTCATGAGCGCGGCGCTCGACGGCGGCCTGGAAGTCACCGCCTTGCACAACCACTTCCTCTGGGACCAGCCCAGGGTGATGTTCATGCACCTGGGCGGCATGGGGGACGAGGCGGCGCTGGCCGCCGCCGTCGGGAAAGTCTTCGCGAAGGTCAAGGAAACGAGCGGCGGGCGGGGTGAGGCTCGCCGCGCGGAGATCGATCCGGCGAAGAGCACGCTTGACCCGAAGCGCATCGACGCGGTGATCGGCAAGTCCGGAGATCTGAAGAGCGGCGTCTACAAGATCGTCATCGGCCGGGAGACGAGGATGCACGGCGCGACCCTGGGCGAGACCATGGGGGTCAACACCTGGGCGGCTTTCGCCGGCAGCGACGACCAGGCCGTGGTCGATGGAGATTTCGTGATGCTGGAGCCGGAGCTGCAGGGCGTCCTCAAAAGCCTGCGCGGCGCCGGGATCGACATCGTGGCCATCCACCAGCACATGAGCGGTGAGCAGCCACGCGTCCTGTTCCTGCACTTCTGGGGGATCGGACGGAGCGAGGACCTCGCCAAGGGCCTCAAGGCCGCTCTCGATTCGCAGAAAAGGCAGCATCCCCGGTAG
- a CDS encoding APC family permease: MKIPRRPAESPDQPGAISRLLRRLFGAPRNVQDPRIFHRLSLVAFLAWVGLGADGLSSSAYGPAEAFKNLMARNPVTGAWEGQWYLAVFLALATAITVFIISYAYTRVIEQFPSGGGGYVVATKLLGERAGVVSGCALLVDYILTITVSVAAGGDALFDLFPAVLRTNHFLKVLCEIAVLGILIILNMRGVKESVTMVMPIFLCFLVTHAVLILGGALAHSWRIPEIAGQITSGVSQGIGTFGTWGLFLIFVRAFALGGGTFTGIEAVSNGIMVMREPKVVTGKKTMAMMAASLAFTAGGILLCYLLFDVQNFLSLPESLRLGRTLNGVLAENFAGAWAPAGVPVGFIFVVLILASEAALLFVAAQTGFIDGPRVMANMAVDSWLPHRFASLSDRLTIKDGVILIGGTATALLLLTRASIDTLVVMYAVNVFLTFSLTESGMCRFWVSQRKNDPQWMRHISVHVAGLTLCLVILATMVVEKFQQGAWKTLVITCSLIAFCVWVRGHYRKVLLQVRRLDHAFLHIHPEDLHGGEPDPAQPTAVLMVRDYDGIGIHSLLSIQRMFPDYFKNVVFVSAAVIDSGHFKGKEEVEALRKQAEVSVAKYVDLARKLGWNAAGMVGVGTDAVEEIYRMCIEVSKKFPRVMFFGGKLIWKRESWWQRILHNETAFQVQRRLQWKGFPMTIVPLRTGPDSPLSVVPPSPAGPAPA, encoded by the coding sequence ATGAAGATTCCTCGCCGCCCGGCGGAATCCCCCGATCAGCCCGGCGCGATCTCCCGGCTCCTGCGCCGCCTCTTCGGCGCGCCGCGCAACGTCCAGGACCCGCGCATCTTCCACCGCCTTTCTCTGGTCGCGTTCCTCGCCTGGGTCGGCCTGGGAGCGGACGGCCTGTCGTCCTCGGCCTATGGTCCCGCCGAAGCCTTCAAGAACCTGATGGCGCGCAACCCCGTCACCGGGGCCTGGGAGGGGCAATGGTACCTGGCGGTGTTCCTGGCGCTGGCGACGGCGATCACGGTCTTCATCATCTCCTACGCCTATACGCGCGTGATCGAGCAGTTCCCCTCGGGCGGCGGCGGCTACGTCGTCGCGACCAAGCTCCTCGGCGAGCGGGCGGGAGTCGTGTCGGGGTGCGCGCTGCTGGTCGATTACATCCTGACGATCACCGTGTCCGTGGCGGCGGGCGGTGACGCGCTGTTCGACCTGTTCCCGGCCGTCTTGCGCACGAACCACTTCCTCAAGGTGCTGTGCGAGATCGCCGTCCTGGGGATCCTGATCATCCTGAACATGCGAGGGGTGAAGGAATCGGTCACGATGGTGATGCCGATCTTCCTCTGCTTCCTCGTGACGCACGCCGTCCTGATTCTGGGTGGGGCGCTGGCGCACTCCTGGCGGATCCCTGAAATCGCGGGCCAGATCACGAGCGGCGTGAGCCAGGGGATCGGCACCTTCGGGACGTGGGGACTGTTCCTGATCTTCGTCCGGGCGTTCGCGCTCGGAGGCGGCACGTTCACCGGGATCGAGGCGGTCTCGAACGGCATCATGGTGATGCGCGAGCCGAAGGTGGTGACGGGAAAGAAGACGATGGCCATGATGGCGGCGTCGCTCGCCTTCACGGCCGGCGGCATCCTGCTCTGCTACTTGCTTTTCGACGTCCAGAACTTCCTGAGCCTGCCGGAGAGCCTGCGCCTCGGGCGAACGCTGAACGGGGTCCTGGCCGAGAATTTCGCCGGGGCCTGGGCGCCGGCGGGCGTGCCCGTGGGCTTCATCTTCGTCGTCCTGATCCTCGCCTCCGAGGCCGCCTTGCTGTTCGTCGCCGCCCAGACCGGGTTCATCGACGGGCCCCGCGTGATGGCCAATATGGCGGTCGACTCATGGCTCCCCCACCGCTTCGCTTCCTTGTCGGACCGCCTGACGATCAAGGACGGCGTGATCCTCATCGGAGGGACCGCCACCGCGCTGCTCCTGCTGACGCGGGCCAGCATCGACACGCTGGTCGTCATGTACGCCGTGAACGTGTTCCTGACGTTTTCGCTGACGGAAAGCGGGATGTGCCGGTTCTGGGTCTCCCAGAGGAAGAACGACCCGCAGTGGATGCGCCACATCAGCGTCCACGTCGCGGGGCTGACGCTCTGCCTGGTGATCCTGGCGACGATGGTGGTCGAGAAGTTTCAGCAAGGCGCCTGGAAGACGCTCGTCATCACCTGCAGCCTGATCGCCTTCTGCGTCTGGGTGCGCGGCCATTACCGCAAGGTCCTGCTCCAGGTCCGGCGCCTGGATCACGCCTTCCTCCACATCCACCCGGAGGACTTGCACGGCGGGGAGCCCGATCCCGCCCAGCCGACCGCGGTCCTGATGGTCCGCGACTACGACGGCATCGGGATCCATTCGCTGCTCTCGATCCAGAGGATGTTCCCGGACTATTTCAAGAACGTCGTGTTCGTCTCGGCCGCCGTGATCGACTCGGGCCACTTCAAGGGGAAGGAGGAGGTGGAGGCGCTACGGAAGCAGGCGGAAGTCTCGGTGGCCAAGTACGTCGATCTCGCGCGGAAGCTGGGGTGGAACGCCGCCGGCATGGTCGGCGTCGGCACCGACGCGGTGGAGGAGATCTACCGGATGTGCATCGAGGTCTCGAAGAAGTTCCCGCGGGTGATGTTCTTCGGGGGAAAGCTGATCTGGAAGCGGGAGAGCTGGTGGCAGCGGATCCTCCACAACGAGACCGCCTTCCAGGTCCAGAGGCGCCTGCAGTGGAAAGGGTTCCCGATGACGATCGTTCCGCTCCGCACCGGGCCCGATTCCCCGCTCAGCGTGGTGCCGCCCTCTCCGGCCGGCCCGGCGCCCGCCTGA
- a CDS encoding Lpg1974 family pore-forming outer membrane protein codes for MAGTRGRVVRRVATGWAFAALLALAAPTGASAAANDELKGWMLALEVALTQPTGLDQEYAFLSATSPAVEGSRLILDNDTDLTYRISGGYNFGLDMGSLEVSYWTFDNDDKESKSPSAAVYPTLFGYGFYGLPTHLSGATTRAGSNLKASTLDVDYSRALDVGEKFTFRWLAGLRTASFEEDRSLDLDGVDTYGYYYSVRQTRHLDSDAFGVKVGGRGTFGFTEHFGMEGGLAVSLLQADSKGNSFQGITELSGPTTSSERNRGEDDSALGKIIDLDLRGTWTSGMLTVYIGYSASSWEGFVRDPNPPRTSFFPLASGRSRDSVSFNSLNAGVIFRFGSQRLAAP; via the coding sequence TTGGCAGGAACTCGGGGCCGGGTCGTGAGACGGGTCGCGACGGGATGGGCGTTCGCCGCGCTGCTGGCGCTCGCGGCGCCGACCGGCGCCTCGGCGGCGGCCAACGACGAGCTGAAGGGATGGATGCTGGCGCTGGAGGTTGCCCTGACGCAGCCTACCGGACTCGATCAGGAATACGCTTTCCTCAGTGCGACGTCACCGGCGGTCGAGGGCTCCCGGCTCATTCTCGACAACGACACCGATCTTACCTATCGTATCTCCGGCGGGTACAACTTCGGCCTCGACATGGGAAGCCTGGAGGTTTCCTACTGGACCTTCGACAACGACGACAAAGAGTCCAAGTCCCCGAGTGCGGCCGTCTATCCCACCCTGTTTGGCTACGGCTTCTACGGCCTACCCACCCACCTCAGCGGGGCTACGACGCGGGCCGGCTCCAATTTAAAGGCGAGCACCCTGGATGTGGACTACTCCCGCGCGCTCGACGTGGGAGAGAAGTTCACGTTCCGCTGGCTCGCCGGTCTGCGCACCGCCTCTTTCGAAGAGGATCGGTCCCTCGACCTGGATGGAGTCGACACTTACGGATACTACTATTCGGTCCGCCAGACAAGGCACCTCGATTCCGACGCCTTCGGCGTCAAGGTGGGAGGCCGGGGAACCTTCGGCTTCACGGAACACTTCGGCATGGAAGGAGGGCTTGCCGTCAGCCTGCTCCAGGCCGACTCGAAAGGCAACTCGTTCCAGGGCATCACCGAGCTTTCCGGTCCCACGACCTCGTCGGAGCGCAATCGCGGTGAGGACGACTCGGCGCTCGGGAAGATCATCGACCTCGACTTGCGGGGGACCTGGACCTCCGGCATGCTGACCGTCTACATTGGCTACTCTGCCTCGAGCTGGGAAGGTTTCGTGCGGGATCCCAATCCCCCGCGCACTAGTTTTTTTCCGCTTGCGTCGGGGCGGAGCCGCGACAGCGTCTCCTTCAACAGCCTCAATGCCGGCGTCATCTTCCGCTTCGGCTCCCAGCGCCTCGCCGCACCTTAG
- a CDS encoding sodium-translocating pyrophosphatase, with amino-acid sequence MDVNIVLPIVLAISVLSLAVAALLARQVLSADTGKPEMIKISDAIREGAEAFLRRQYRTIGMLSVVAALIIFGFYFYNRDVKNIAEMGSGTAFRITLSFIVGALCSAIAGYIGMFVSIRANIRTATAAMKSLNGALQLALRAGAVSGLSVVSMSLLGVGGLFWIFGGMEDFHHVPLQIVGFGFGASFVALFAQLGGGIYTKAADVGADLVGKVEAGIPEDDPRNPAVIADLVGDNVGDCAGRGADLFESTAAENIGAMILGIALYPVFGMGGILFPLLARAFGLIATIAGVFTVKCREDEDPMNALNRGYLVTTILAMGGFAATVYLLLRPVAGAATAVHQGYLLLAGIIGIATAYAFVWITQYYTEYKYRPVRTIAEASRTGPATNIVSGLAVAFECTGLPVLTISAALMGSYWCGKMGLEGVDGAGLYGTAIATMGMLAPCAYILAMDTFGPITDNAGGIIEMSKQPEAIRQKTDRLDAVGNTTKALTKGYAIGSAALAAFLLFRAYLDEVQKITGLSIGVDLTRVPVFVGSLIGACLVFVFSALAIRAVGEAAQVVIAEVRRQFKADPGIMKGTSKPDYARCVDIVTRGALKQMIAPGLLAVATPVAVGYSFKFLSHTGQIGAESVAGLLMVGTIAGILMATVMNNGGGAWDNAKKYIESGEFKVDGVVVGKKSEPHKAAVVGDTVGDPFKDTAGPSLHVLIKLLSTITLVLAPLFIG; translated from the coding sequence ATGGACGTCAATATCGTTCTGCCGATTGTCCTGGCGATCAGCGTCTTGTCACTGGCGGTGGCGGCGCTTCTTGCCCGCCAGGTCCTCAGCGCCGACACCGGCAAGCCGGAGATGATCAAGATCTCCGACGCCATCCGGGAAGGGGCCGAAGCGTTCCTGCGGCGGCAGTATCGGACCATCGGGATGCTGTCGGTCGTGGCGGCCCTGATTATCTTCGGTTTCTACTTCTACAACCGGGACGTGAAGAACATCGCCGAGATGGGATCGGGCACCGCTTTCCGGATCACCCTTTCCTTCATCGTCGGGGCGCTGTGCTCGGCGATCGCGGGCTACATCGGGATGTTCGTCTCGATCCGGGCCAACATCCGCACCGCCACGGCGGCGATGAAGAGCCTCAACGGCGCGCTGCAGCTCGCCCTGCGGGCCGGCGCGGTGTCGGGGCTAAGCGTCGTGTCGATGAGCCTGCTGGGCGTCGGCGGCCTCTTCTGGATCTTCGGCGGGATGGAGGACTTCCACCACGTGCCGCTGCAGATCGTGGGATTCGGATTCGGGGCCTCGTTCGTGGCGCTCTTCGCGCAGCTCGGCGGCGGGATCTACACGAAGGCGGCCGACGTCGGGGCCGATCTCGTCGGCAAGGTCGAGGCGGGGATCCCGGAGGACGATCCGCGCAACCCGGCCGTGATCGCGGACCTCGTCGGGGACAACGTCGGCGACTGCGCGGGCCGCGGCGCCGACCTGTTCGAGTCCACGGCGGCGGAGAACATCGGCGCGATGATCCTGGGGATCGCGCTTTACCCTGTCTTCGGGATGGGGGGAATCCTCTTCCCGCTGCTGGCGCGCGCCTTCGGGCTCATCGCCACGATCGCCGGGGTCTTCACGGTGAAGTGCCGCGAGGACGAAGACCCGATGAACGCCCTGAACCGCGGCTACCTGGTGACGACGATTCTCGCGATGGGCGGCTTCGCGGCGACGGTCTATTTATTGTTGCGGCCGGTCGCGGGCGCCGCGACGGCGGTGCATCAAGGCTATCTCCTGCTGGCCGGGATCATCGGCATCGCCACGGCCTACGCGTTCGTCTGGATCACGCAGTACTACACCGAATATAAATACCGCCCGGTCCGGACGATCGCTGAAGCCTCGCGCACCGGGCCGGCCACGAACATCGTCAGCGGCCTCGCGGTGGCGTTCGAGTGCACCGGCCTGCCGGTCCTGACGATCTCGGCCGCGCTGATGGGCTCCTACTGGTGCGGCAAGATGGGCCTCGAGGGGGTGGACGGCGCCGGGCTGTACGGCACGGCGATCGCCACGATGGGAATGCTCGCCCCCTGCGCCTACATCCTGGCGATGGACACCTTCGGCCCGATCACCGACAACGCGGGCGGCATCATCGAGATGTCGAAGCAGCCCGAGGCGATCCGGCAGAAGACCGACCGGCTCGACGCCGTGGGCAACACGACCAAGGCGCTGACCAAGGGATACGCCATCGGCTCGGCGGCGCTCGCGGCCTTCCTCCTGTTCCGGGCCTACCTCGACGAGGTCCAGAAGATCACCGGCTTGAGCATCGGCGTCGACCTGACGCGCGTCCCGGTCTTCGTCGGCAGCCTGATCGGCGCCTGCCTCGTGTTCGTGTTCAGCGCGCTCGCCATCCGGGCGGTGGGAGAGGCGGCGCAGGTGGTCATCGCCGAGGTGCGGCGACAGTTCAAGGCCGATCCCGGGATCATGAAGGGGACGTCGAAGCCGGATTACGCCCGCTGCGTCGACATCGTCACCCGCGGGGCGCTCAAGCAGATGATCGCGCCGGGGCTTCTGGCCGTGGCCACGCCGGTTGCGGTAGGCTACAGCTTCAAGTTCCTCTCTCATACGGGGCAGATCGGCGCCGAATCGGTGGCCGGGCTGCTCATGGTGGGGACGATCGCCGGCATTCTCATGGCGACCGTCATGAACAACGGCGGCGGCGCGTGGGACAACGCGAAGAAATACATCGAATCGGGCGAGTTCAAGGTGGACGGCGTCGTGGTGGGGAAGAAGTCGGAGCCCCACAAGGCGGCGGTCGTCGGCGACACGGTGGGCGACCCCTTCAAGGACACGGCGGGGCCGTCGCTGCACGTCCTGATCAAGCTGCTCTCGACGATCACCCTGGTGCTGGCGCCGTTGTTTATTGGGTAG